In Magnolia sinica isolate HGM2019 chromosome 12, MsV1, whole genome shotgun sequence, a single genomic region encodes these proteins:
- the LOC131221114 gene encoding probable cinnamyl alcohol dehydrogenase 9 produces MEKSAEQEYIQKAFGWAARDASGILSPFKFSRRANGEDDVTIKILYCGICHTDLHFVKNDFGNSSYPLIPRYIYLIIL; encoded by the exons ATGGAGAAATCTGCAGAGCAAGAATACATTCAAAAGGCCTTTGGTTGGGCAGCCAGGGATGCCTCAGGAATCCTCTCACCCTTCAAATTCTCTAGAAG GGCCAACGGGGAGGATGATGTTACCATAAAGATACTCTACTGTGGAATCTGTCACACGGATCTTCACTTCGTTAAGAATGATTTCGGGAATTCTTCATACCCGCTCATCCCCaggtacatttatcttataataCTCTAA